Proteins from one Candidatus Neomarinimicrobiota bacterium genomic window:
- the rfbB gene encoding dTDP-glucose 4,6-dehydratase, with product MTTYLITGGCGFIGSNFIRYLMASDRSSRIVNLDKLTYAGNPENLKDLEDNSRYHFVHGDICDSALIEGVFNDFSPDVVINFAAESHVDRSIGKPDDFIRTDVFGVFVLLGAAKDHGIDLFLQISTDEVYGSIEDGSFRETDSLMPSSPYSASKAGGDRLAYSYFVTYKIPVIVTRASNNFGPYQYPEKLIPLFVTNALENELLPLYGKGDNVRDWIYVIDHCSAIDFLLKKGEPGETYNVGGGNERQNVEITRLILEHLDKPASLIRYVNDRKGHDQRYSLNCDKIKSMGWEPQHSFEAALEETVVWYKNNEAWWKRLKSGEFLEFYKSYYGLELT from the coding sequence GTGACGACTTACCTGATTACAGGCGGCTGCGGCTTTATCGGCAGTAATTTTATTCGCTATCTAATGGCATCTGACAGATCATCGCGGATTGTCAATCTTGATAAGCTGACGTACGCTGGCAACCCGGAGAATCTGAAGGATCTGGAAGACAACTCGAGGTATCACTTCGTCCACGGCGATATCTGCGATAGTGCATTGATAGAAGGTGTCTTCAACGATTTTTCGCCGGACGTGGTGATCAATTTTGCAGCAGAGAGTCACGTTGATCGCTCTATCGGTAAACCTGACGATTTTATTCGGACGGACGTCTTCGGCGTCTTTGTCCTGCTCGGAGCGGCAAAAGACCACGGTATCGATCTGTTCTTGCAGATCAGTACCGATGAAGTCTACGGTAGCATCGAGGACGGTAGTTTCAGGGAAACAGACTCTCTGATGCCCAGTAGTCCCTACTCGGCCAGCAAGGCTGGTGGTGATCGATTGGCTTACTCGTATTTTGTGACCTACAAGATCCCGGTGATCGTGACGCGGGCCAGCAACAACTTCGGTCCTTACCAGTACCCGGAAAAACTTATCCCGCTATTTGTAACCAACGCACTGGAAAATGAACTGCTTCCACTCTACGGTAAAGGCGATAACGTCCGCGATTGGATTTATGTTATCGATCACTGCAGCGCAATCGATTTTCTACTGAAAAAGGGAGAGCCGGGTGAGACTTATAACGTCGGTGGCGGTAATGAAAGACAAAATGTTGAGATTACCCGTTTGATCCTGGAGCATCTGGATAAACCTGCAAGCCTCATCCGGTACGTTAATGACCGTAAGGGTCACGACCAGAGATACTCACTCAACTGCGACAAGATCAAATCGATGGGGTGGGAGCCGCAACATAGTTTTGAGGCAGCCCTTGAGGAAACTGTCGTATGGTATAAAAATAACGAGGCGTGGTGGAAAAGACTTAAGTCGGGGGAGTTCCTCGAATTCTACAAAAGTTACTATGGCCTCGAACTGACATGA
- a CDS encoding dTDP-4-dehydrorhamnose 3,5-epimerase family protein yields the protein MNIEGVRVKQMTLHQDIPDTDDGVAKEGFLMEVLRDDDGLLRRFGQTTFTVAYTDTIKAFHWHKKQDDLWFVASGKAVIVLYDLRRDSPTHGVTQTLTAGVDDYKLILIPEGVAHGYKVVSREPVLLFYHTTESYDPQDPDEERIASDDASIAFDWEAVS from the coding sequence GTGAATATTGAAGGCGTAAGAGTGAAGCAGATGACTCTTCATCAGGATATCCCTGATACAGATGATGGAGTTGCGAAAGAAGGGTTTTTGATGGAAGTCTTGCGCGATGATGACGGACTGTTGCGAAGGTTCGGGCAGACCACTTTCACCGTGGCGTATACTGACACGATCAAGGCGTTCCACTGGCATAAGAAGCAAGACGATCTCTGGTTTGTAGCTTCGGGGAAGGCTGTCATAGTGTTGTACGATCTGCGCCGCGACTCTCCAACGCACGGCGTGACACAGACTTTAACGGCTGGCGTCGATGACTATAAGCTGATTCTGATTCCCGAGGGTGTCGCTCACGGCTACAAAGTTGTCAGCCGAGAGCCTGTTTTGTTGTTCTATCACACAACTGAAAGTTATGATCCACAGGATCCCGACGAGGAAAGAATCGCCTCGGATGATGCATCTATCGCTTTCGATTGGGAGGCTGTCTCGTGA
- a CDS encoding UDP-glucose/GDP-mannose dehydrogenase family protein: protein MKKITIIGTGYVGLVSGAGLADFGNEVVCVDINKEKVGQLKEGIIPFYEPGLNELVARNVQAGRLSFSTDIGECVKRSDVIFIAVWTPMGDDGEADLSAVENASGVIGENLTGYKVVSTKSTVPIGTGELIRSIISKSAKKDAEFDIISNPEFLREGAAIRDFMIPNRVVIGTDSERALTLIKDVYRPLFINETPMVITDIKTAETIKYAANAFLAVKISYVNELANLCDENDADIHTVTRAMALDGRISPKFLHPGPGFGGSCFPKDTQALVHQAKDKGVNLQVVAAAIKANELQQGKVIEKLERLMNNNFDCKTVAVLGLAFKANTDDVRQSPAIPLLAFLSGKGCAVKAYDPEASKNMAKLFPDVNYCSSMEDTVAGADAAVVMTEWHEFRGMDLERVGKQMNEKVLLDARNLLSPKELNRIGFRFDNIGRSSVR, encoded by the coding sequence ATGAAGAAGATAACTATAATCGGCACGGGCTATGTCGGGCTGGTGAGTGGAGCCGGCCTAGCGGATTTTGGCAATGAAGTAGTATGTGTCGATATAAACAAGGAGAAAGTCGGTCAGCTTAAGGAGGGAATTATTCCTTTTTATGAGCCCGGGCTTAACGAATTGGTGGCCAGGAACGTACAGGCGGGACGGCTCTCGTTTTCTACGGACATCGGAGAATGTGTGAAGCGGTCAGATGTTATATTCATCGCTGTCTGGACGCCCATGGGGGATGATGGTGAAGCAGATCTGTCGGCTGTTGAAAATGCTAGTGGTGTTATCGGCGAAAATCTGACAGGTTATAAAGTTGTCTCTACAAAGAGTACTGTACCTATTGGTACAGGAGAGTTGATTCGTAGTATTATCAGTAAGAGTGCAAAGAAGGATGCTGAATTTGATATTATATCCAATCCGGAATTTTTAAGGGAGGGGGCAGCGATAAGAGATTTTATGATACCCAACAGGGTTGTAATCGGTACGGATTCCGAAAGAGCTTTAACGCTGATAAAAGATGTATACCGGCCTCTTTTCATCAACGAGACTCCCATGGTTATCACCGATATTAAGACCGCTGAGACAATCAAATATGCCGCAAACGCGTTCTTGGCGGTGAAGATATCGTACGTCAATGAGTTGGCCAATTTATGTGATGAGAATGATGCTGACATTCATACCGTGACGCGGGCCATGGCACTGGACGGGCGTATCAGCCCAAAATTTTTGCACCCGGGTCCCGGTTTTGGCGGATCGTGTTTTCCAAAGGATACACAGGCTTTGGTTCACCAGGCAAAAGATAAAGGGGTCAATCTTCAGGTAGTCGCGGCTGCTATAAAAGCCAATGAGTTGCAGCAGGGCAAGGTGATTGAAAAACTTGAACGGTTGATGAACAACAATTTTGACTGTAAAACAGTTGCTGTCCTCGGTCTGGCATTCAAGGCGAATACGGATGATGTTAGGCAGTCACCTGCCATTCCTCTGCTGGCTTTTCTGAGTGGAAAAGGGTGCGCGGTGAAGGCGTATGATCCGGAAGCAAGTAAAAATATGGCAAAACTGTTTCCTGATGTGAACTACTGTTCATCAATGGAAGATACGGTAGCGGGTGCGGATGCAGCTGTCGTGATGACCGAGTGGCACGAATTCAGGGGGATGGATCTGGAGAGAGTCGGCAAGCAAATGAACGAAAAGGTTCTGCTCGATGCAAGAAACCTACTCAGCCCAAAAGAGTTGAATCGAATAGGTTTTAGATTCGATAACATAGGGAGATCAAGTGTAAGGTGA
- the tsaD gene encoding tRNA (adenosine(37)-N6)-threonylcarbamoyltransferase complex transferase subunit TsaD yields MIILGIETSCDETAAAVCRDGSILSSVIASQEIHRQYGGVVPEIASREHEKQVALIVEEALARAAVAKEHLDAIAVTRGPGLMGALLTGVSFASGLSQGLGIPCLGMNHMEAHIFANFIAYPELNYPFLSLLISGGHTQIWRVNGFGTYELLGETRDDAAGEAFDKGARILGLDYPGGPAIEKAAEGGNEDAVMFPQAFLKSDNIEFSFSGLKTALLNYVKKNGDDLIRQNQADIAASYQAAIIGILLNKLRLAADQTGIRTAVIGGGVAANQKMREKAETILDDCTVLYPDSNLCTDNAAMVAFVGELYLKSSSERSRDLAVIPNLRLASQ; encoded by the coding sequence ATGATCATTCTGGGGATCGAAACTTCCTGTGACGAGACAGCCGCGGCTGTCTGCCGTGACGGTTCCATACTGTCTTCAGTAATCGCTTCCCAGGAAATCCACAGACAATATGGAGGTGTTGTTCCCGAAATTGCATCGCGGGAGCATGAAAAGCAGGTTGCCCTTATTGTGGAGGAGGCGTTGGCTCGTGCCGCAGTCGCCAAGGAGCACCTTGATGCAATCGCCGTGACGCGGGGACCCGGATTGATGGGCGCTCTCTTGACAGGTGTAAGTTTTGCATCCGGTCTTTCCCAAGGGCTGGGAATACCTTGCCTCGGGATGAATCATATGGAGGCGCACATTTTTGCGAACTTTATCGCCTATCCTGAGTTGAACTATCCGTTCCTCTCGCTACTTATTTCGGGTGGACATACTCAGATATGGAGAGTAAACGGATTCGGTACTTATGAGCTTTTGGGAGAGACGAGAGATGACGCAGCCGGTGAAGCTTTTGACAAAGGAGCACGTATCCTCGGTCTCGATTATCCCGGGGGACCGGCTATCGAAAAGGCAGCAGAAGGTGGCAATGAAGACGCTGTGATGTTCCCGCAGGCATTCCTGAAATCAGATAACATCGAATTCAGCTTCAGTGGCTTAAAGACAGCACTCCTCAACTATGTTAAGAAAAATGGGGATGATCTGATCCGTCAAAATCAGGCTGATATTGCAGCCAGCTATCAAGCGGCCATTATCGGTATTCTGCTGAATAAGCTACGATTGGCTGCTGATCAGACCGGTATCAGAACTGCTGTCATAGGTGGAGGCGTAGCGGCTAATCAGAAGATGAGAGAAAAGGCTGAGACAATCCTTGATGACTGTACCGTTCTATACCCAGATTCAAACCTCTGTACTGATAACGCTGCCATGGTTGCGTTCGTTGGTGAACTGTATCTTAAATCTTCATCTGAACGGTCGCGTGATCTTGCTGTGATTCCGAACTTGAGACTGGCCAGCCAGTAG
- a CDS encoding 30S ribosomal protein S1: MTEEETARQEMVEEQDNELVEKETTDSTESSINFESDGEGISTEEVKDYLNKSLFSDIRQVTQDDLSASEDINDIVAPEVLLQYNETISDIAQNQIVEGRVIGQNEKEIIMDIGFKSEGLIRRSEFTDREAPSMGQVLEVYLERMEDENGQTILSKEKADWMKGWLKLIEIHDKDETVMGTISRRIKGGMIVDVDGIQAFLPGSQIDVRPVQDFDQYLGKEMEFKVVKVNQLRKNVVLSRKALLEDSLQEQRMSFFEEIKVGDIKEGNVKNITDFGVFVDLGRVDGLLHITDLSWGRVKHPSDMIEVGETLTVKIIGVDKDKQRISLGLKQLMPHPWENVPERYPVGTKIEGKVVSLTNYGAFVELETGVEGLVHVSEMSWTRNVHHPSDVVQLGDEVEAVVLELNQEDKKIALGFKQLQPDPWEGVEEKYAVGSLQQGIVRNLTQFGAFVELEEGVDGLVHVSDLSWTKIIRHPREVLQKDQEIEVKVLEVSRTSRRIALGLRQALEDPWPSIVDHFKVGSSTSGKVIRSLEKGIIIELEMDVEGIIPSKTFPHKERGEILDRFLAGMEVTSEVVEVKPDEKKVILKAVEIPSKKKPKDDKIEVETEDAGSDLPAHQTEEAQSKETEEIEQHEESGAESEGEESEETAEDQDKEKK, translated from the coding sequence ATGACTGAAGAAGAAACGGCCAGGCAAGAAATGGTTGAAGAACAGGATAATGAGCTTGTGGAGAAAGAGACTACTGACAGTACAGAAAGTAGCATCAACTTTGAATCCGATGGGGAAGGGATATCCACGGAAGAAGTGAAAGATTATCTTAATAAATCGTTGTTTAGTGATATCCGGCAAGTTACACAGGATGATCTTTCTGCATCTGAAGATATTAATGATATTGTCGCTCCTGAGGTACTTCTGCAGTATAATGAGACTATCTCTGATATTGCTCAGAATCAAATCGTAGAGGGACGTGTAATCGGGCAGAATGAAAAAGAGATCATCATGGACATAGGATTTAAATCAGAAGGTCTCATCCGCCGCAGCGAATTCACCGATAGAGAGGCACCGAGTATGGGCCAGGTTCTCGAGGTTTACCTCGAGAGGATGGAAGATGAAAACGGGCAGACTATTCTATCCAAAGAGAAAGCCGACTGGATGAAAGGGTGGCTGAAACTGATCGAAATTCATGACAAAGATGAAACGGTAATGGGTACGATCTCCCGCCGCATCAAAGGGGGTATGATTGTGGATGTGGACGGCATTCAGGCGTTTCTGCCTGGTTCTCAGATTGATGTTAGGCCGGTGCAGGATTTTGATCAGTACCTAGGCAAGGAGATGGAATTCAAAGTGGTGAAAGTCAATCAGCTCAGAAAGAACGTAGTCCTCTCCAGGAAGGCGCTTCTGGAGGATTCTCTCCAGGAACAGAGAATGTCATTTTTCGAGGAGATAAAGGTAGGCGATATCAAGGAGGGCAATGTAAAGAATATCACCGATTTCGGTGTTTTTGTGGACTTAGGCCGTGTAGACGGTCTGTTGCATATCACTGATCTTTCCTGGGGCCGGGTGAAACACCCTTCTGATATGATTGAAGTAGGTGAAACACTAACGGTAAAGATTATCGGTGTAGATAAAGATAAACAGAGAATCTCGCTAGGACTTAAGCAACTTATGCCCCATCCCTGGGAGAATGTTCCTGAACGGTATCCCGTCGGCACGAAGATCGAAGGCAAGGTTGTAAGTCTCACCAACTATGGTGCCTTTGTTGAGTTGGAGACTGGCGTAGAAGGCCTTGTTCATGTGTCTGAAATGTCCTGGACCCGAAATGTTCATCACCCGTCTGACGTTGTGCAGTTGGGTGACGAGGTGGAAGCTGTCGTTCTGGAACTGAATCAGGAAGATAAGAAGATCGCACTCGGGTTTAAACAGCTTCAACCTGATCCGTGGGAAGGCGTCGAAGAGAAGTATGCAGTTGGATCGCTCCAGCAGGGGATAGTGAGGAATCTCACCCAGTTTGGAGCATTTGTCGAACTGGAGGAAGGTGTTGACGGTCTGGTTCACGTATCTGATCTGTCCTGGACAAAGATCATTCGTCATCCAAGGGAGGTACTTCAGAAGGATCAGGAGATCGAGGTGAAGGTGTTGGAGGTTTCACGGACAAGTCGAAGAATAGCTCTCGGACTGAGACAGGCACTGGAAGATCCGTGGCCGTCTATCGTTGATCATTTTAAGGTTGGTTCGTCGACTTCCGGTAAAGTGATTCGCTCTCTCGAAAAGGGTATTATCATTGAATTGGAAATGGATGTGGAAGGTATCATTCCGTCTAAAACTTTTCCACATAAGGAGAGGGGCGAGATCTTGGACAGGTTCCTCGCGGGGATGGAAGTGACCAGTGAAGTTGTGGAAGTAAAGCCTGATGAGAAAAAGGTAATTCTGAAGGCGGTTGAAATACCCAGCAAGAAGAAGCCGAAGGATGATAAAATAGAAGTTGAGACGGAAGATGCCGGGTCAGATTTACCCGCGCATCAGACAGAGGAGGCCCAGTCAAAGGAGACTGAGGAGATCGAACAACACGAGGAATCAGGAGCTGAATCGGAGGGAGAAGAGAGCGAGGAGACAGCTGAGGATCAAGACAAAGAGAAGAAATAA
- the cmk gene encoding (d)CMP kinase — protein sequence MVIAIDGPAASGKSTTAQGVAKKLGFIYLDTGAMYRAVTLAVLEAGLDSSDMVGIESLLREISLSFDLEDSSTRILLNARDVSEQIRGLEVTRNVSAVSALPVVREKMVEIQRQIGSSQDSVVEGRDIGTVVFPGAKFKFFITADYETRAARRQQDLEQLGIHRTIREIIEDLKKRDLKDSRREHSPLTKAEDAIEIDTTTLTIQEQIDTIVGSVKRESN from the coding sequence ATGGTCATAGCGATCGACGGACCGGCAGCCTCCGGTAAAAGTACCACAGCACAGGGTGTGGCCAAAAAACTCGGGTTTATTTATCTCGATACAGGCGCCATGTACCGGGCGGTGACACTGGCGGTGCTGGAAGCGGGTCTGGACTCTTCTGATATGGTCGGCATAGAAAGTCTCCTGCGTGAGATATCCCTCTCCTTTGATTTGGAGGATTCGTCAACGCGAATTCTTTTGAATGCCAGAGACGTGTCTGAACAGATAAGAGGACTCGAAGTAACCCGCAATGTCAGTGCGGTCAGTGCACTGCCGGTTGTGCGGGAAAAGATGGTGGAAATCCAGCGGCAGATTGGTAGTAGTCAGGATTCAGTTGTCGAAGGGAGAGACATAGGAACAGTGGTCTTTCCTGGTGCGAAATTCAAGTTTTTTATTACGGCTGATTACGAGACAAGGGCAGCACGGAGACAGCAGGACCTGGAACAGTTAGGTATACACCGTACAATCCGGGAAATAATTGAAGATTTGAAAAAGCGCGACTTGAAGGATTCGCGGCGGGAGCATTCTCCCCTTACAAAGGCTGAGGATGCCATTGAGATTGATACAACAACACTGACGATTCAGGAACAGATCGATACAATTGTCGGTAGTGTGAAGAGAGAATCAAATTGA
- a CDS encoding pseudouridine synthase, giving the protein MMRLNRYLAASGIASRRKCESIIQSGRVTVNDQPVANPFSLVEKHDIVCLDGKAVVPAEEKVVIVLNKPEDTITSVEDNRNRRTVMDLIGNHNTRLFSVGRLDKDTTGVLLLTNDGDLAYRLTHPSFQVEKVYEAIIAGWLSSAEVHRIEKGVDIGEGETGVARVISQKACEGENDEPGLTVVRLTLTHGKKREIRRIFTALERHLKALRRVSFAGIGTGALDPGQWRFLRQKEISKLMSRAYND; this is encoded by the coding sequence ATGATGCGGCTGAATAGGTACCTTGCCGCATCCGGAATCGCATCCCGCCGCAAGTGTGAATCCATCATACAGTCAGGTCGCGTGACAGTTAATGACCAGCCGGTGGCCAACCCTTTTTCCCTTGTTGAGAAACACGATATTGTCTGTCTCGATGGAAAGGCTGTGGTGCCGGCAGAGGAAAAGGTGGTCATAGTCTTGAATAAACCTGAAGATACGATCACATCGGTGGAGGATAACCGCAACCGGCGAACGGTAATGGATTTGATTGGGAATCACAATACGAGGCTCTTTTCGGTTGGTCGATTGGATAAAGATACTACGGGAGTTTTACTGCTGACGAACGACGGTGATCTTGCCTACAGGCTTACTCATCCCAGTTTTCAGGTTGAGAAGGTGTACGAAGCCATAATTGCCGGATGGTTGAGTTCCGCTGAGGTCCATCGCATAGAAAAGGGGGTCGATATCGGGGAAGGAGAAACGGGTGTTGCCCGCGTGATTTCTCAGAAGGCGTGCGAGGGAGAGAATGACGAACCCGGATTGACAGTTGTCCGGTTGACTTTAACACACGGGAAAAAACGTGAGATCAGAAGAATCTTCACTGCTCTGGAGCGCCATCTTAAAGCTCTGCGTCGCGTCAGTTTTGCGGGGATTGGTACTGGCGCTCTTGATCCTGGTCAATGGCGCTTTCTACGGCAGAAGGAGATTAGTAAATTGATGTCTAGAGCTTATAATGACTGA
- the scpB gene encoding SMC-Scp complex subunit ScpB, with the protein MGKNQVKEEETRIIEALLFSSSEVLTQSKVDVCFDEGTSPTLEEIVPRLRAEYDNGARSFTIQKVAGGYRLVSRAEYEPWIRRLYTRAGKVPLSRAALETMAVVAYKGPASRAEIESIRGVNSAGVLRTLMEKQLVKICGRGKGPGRPLLYRVTDAFMIAFGLDKLSDLPKLRELSELMSEDPAAEADDAAE; encoded by the coding sequence ATGGGTAAAAACCAGGTCAAAGAAGAAGAGACAAGAATCATTGAAGCGTTGCTTTTTTCTTCCTCAGAAGTCCTGACTCAATCGAAAGTAGATGTCTGCTTTGACGAAGGAACGTCCCCTACGCTGGAGGAGATCGTGCCTAGGTTGCGCGCAGAGTACGACAACGGAGCAAGGTCATTTACCATTCAAAAAGTGGCCGGAGGTTATCGTCTTGTAAGCCGAGCCGAATATGAGCCGTGGATCAGGCGGCTCTACACCCGTGCAGGCAAGGTGCCCCTTTCACGGGCAGCCTTAGAGACAATGGCGGTAGTGGCCTATAAGGGTCCAGCCAGCCGAGCCGAAATTGAAAGCATCAGAGGCGTCAACAGCGCCGGCGTCCTGCGGACACTGATGGAAAAACAGCTGGTAAAGATTTGTGGGCGCGGCAAGGGTCCTGGCCGCCCGCTGCTCTATAGAGTAACTGATGCATTCATGATTGCCTTCGGTCTCGACAAATTGTCCGATCTTCCCAAGCTTCGTGAACTTTCAGAATTAATGTCTGAGGATCCCGCCGCCGAGGCGGATGATGCGGCTGAATAG
- a CDS encoding segregation/condensation protein A produces MIDYQIRLDNFTGPLDLLLFFIRRHEIDIMDIPIAQITEEYLTFIQAAQTLNVGIAGEFLVMAATLMRIKVRMLLPVVSDDDGEELEDPRTELVQRLLEYKRFKEASDNLREMRDQQSQKLGRPEMSEYNQIEGDPAIYLEDISVFEVVQVFKELLEQMPPTLSYDLEKEAVSVREKIAFLMARFAEQSQYTFSELFPALESRRDLIATFIAVLELVRDGKIRVAQKKIFSDFMIERILSEEEVSGHDPAVARA; encoded by the coding sequence ATGATTGACTATCAGATACGTCTCGATAACTTTACAGGTCCCCTTGATCTTCTCCTCTTTTTTATCAGACGCCATGAAATCGATATTATGGACATACCCATCGCACAGATCACTGAAGAATATCTTACCTTTATCCAGGCGGCTCAGACTCTTAATGTGGGCATTGCCGGTGAGTTTCTGGTGATGGCGGCTACTCTAATGCGGATCAAGGTGAGGATGTTGCTCCCCGTTGTTTCTGATGATGACGGCGAAGAGCTGGAGGATCCGCGCACCGAACTGGTTCAGCGACTCCTGGAGTATAAGAGATTTAAGGAAGCATCTGATAACTTGCGTGAAATGCGCGATCAACAGAGCCAGAAATTAGGTCGTCCAGAGATGTCTGAATATAACCAGATAGAGGGGGATCCAGCTATCTATCTAGAGGATATATCGGTTTTCGAAGTAGTTCAGGTGTTCAAGGAACTTCTCGAGCAAATGCCGCCGACCCTCTCGTACGATTTGGAGAAAGAAGCGGTCTCGGTCAGGGAAAAGATTGCCTTTTTGATGGCCAGGTTTGCTGAGCAGAGTCAGTATACGTTTTCTGAGCTATTTCCAGCTTTAGAGTCACGGCGTGATTTAATCGCCACATTCATTGCTGTCCTAGAGCTCGTCCGCGACGGCAAAATCCGCGTGGCGCAGAAAAAGATCTTCTCTGATTTCATGATAGAGAGAATTTTGTCAGAAGAAGAGGTTTCAGGGCACGATCCGGCGGTAGCAAGAGCATAA